Sequence from the Pyrobaculum neutrophilum V24Sta genome:
ATCAAGGCCAAGGCGGAGAAGGCGCTCATGGACAAAACGCCGTTTAAGATAGAGTGTTCAACACCCTCTCCGCCAGCTTAGGCAGAACCACCTCGGCCCTCCCCCTTACGACGTAGTCCGCCAGGTGGTCTAGGGCGGTCTCCTCCGCGTTTATGATCACCAGCTTTGCCCCCTGCCTCTTGGCGCGGAGTGGGAGGGTGTTGGCCGGGTAGACCGTTAGGGAGGTGCCCACGGCTAGGAAGACGTCTGAAGTCTCAGCGAGCTCCAGCGCCTCCTCCAGGGCCCCTCTGGGGAGGGGCTCGCCGAAGAAGACCACATCAGGCTTGAGGACGCCCCCACAGAGGGGGCACCTGGGGGCTCCGCGGCCCTTCACCACGTCGGCAAGGGGGAGGCGGGCGCCGCATTTTGTACACACGGCGTCTTTAAGCGAGCCGTGTAGCTCCACCACCCTCCTGCTCCCGGCCCTCTGGTGTAGGCCGTCCACGTTCTGGGTCACCACAGCGCAGAGCTTTCCCGCCTCCTCAAGCCTAGCCAGGGCGTAGTGGGCTGGGTTGGGGACAGCGGCTAGGAGGGGGGTAAACAGAAGCCTGAAGAGGTCCCACACCTCGTCTGGGCTTCTTCTGAAGTAGGCGATGTCGAATTTGTCAGAGTCGACGGTGCGCCAAAGGCCCTGGGGCCCTCTGAAGTCTGGGATGCCGCTGGCCGTCGATATGCCGGCTCCCGTCAGCGCTACTGTGCAACGGGACCTGGCGACGAGGTCGGCAACGCCGTCGAGGACCTCATCTGGGATATCCACCTCCACACTTGATACAGCCAGTAGTAGTATAAAAACCCCGTCGTCACGAGGCTGAGAACTATGTAGAAGGTGGCGCTGGAGGGCTTAAAGGCCCCCACCCCAGCCACAGCCCTGATGAGGTAGAGATCCCTAGTGAAAACCTCAATGAGGTAGGCCCAGGCCACCAGCCCCACCCCCACCAGCGCCAGCAGGCCCAGAACCAGGGCGACCACCCCCACAAGCCTTGTCAAATCTTGGCCAACCGGCTGAAAACCAACTGGCTGAAAGGCCATTGACCTCAGGAGGTCGGTTAAAACGGCCCCCACGGCGTGTACGCCGACGCCCGAGATGACGTAGAGCCATATAGCGGCGACGTACTCCCCGCCTAGCCACACGCCGGAGATCCTCTCCCAGAAGGCGTCCCTAAGCGCTTGGAGCCACGCGTACGCCCTCGCCAGAGCCAGCCCCGAAAAAACCACAGACGCGACGCCCGCCGCCGCCGACGCCGCATGCAAACCCGCTATCCCCAGGGCGAAGGACGCGACGTATGCGGCAAGCGAGGCGTAGACGTACTGAAGCATATAGGAGGAGGCGGGCACGTATATAAACATGGGCGCCGCTGGCGCCGTGTGAAGAGGATGAACCCCACCGACCAGTGACGAGGTCGTTGCTCGCTGACGGCCAGCGGGCCGCTCAGTAGCCGCCGGCCGGGCTCACGGCCCAGGCCTCCGCGGCCGCTCCACGGCCACCACCGCAGGCGGGGGGAGGTCCGGCCTTAGCTCCAGGACTTTGTCTCCGTAGCCGCAGATGGGGGTAGTATCAAGCGGCGCGGCTAGAGCAGATTGCGTAACGGTCTCGCCGGCAATCCACACCATCCTCAGGGGGAGGTAGGTGTTCTTCATCCAGAAGCAGTAGGTCGAGTTCTTGGGGAAGACGAAGAGCATGCCCACGGCCCCCACGCCCCGCGGGTCGTAGGCGGTGACGTTCATGTACCCGATGGTCCACCTGGCCAGGTTGTCGGCGGTGTACACGGCGTATTTAGCCCCATCTAGCTCCACAACAGCCGTGTTGGTGAAAGGCGAGGCCAGAGCTATGGCGACCCCCACTATGAGCCATAGAGCCATCTCTCCACCCATCCGCTGATGAGCCGCTCCAACTCGCCGCTCTGAAGCATGTCGTATATCACCCGGTCGATCTGGATCTTGAGGTCGTAGGCGCACAGCGGCACCGCCACGGCGCTGTACCGCACCCCGACCGTAAAAGCCTGTTCGAGGTCCGGGAACCTCTTAACCAACGCTTTCCCCACGACGCCGCCGACAACGATGGCGTCCACGTCGCCTTTACGTAGCGCCTCAACCATATAGGGATAGACCTTGTCGTACCTCACAATCTTGGAGTAGTTGCCCAGCGTCTTCACCGCCCAATCCTCCTGGACCGTCCCCACCTGCACCCCGATGCTCTTCCCCCTAAGCGCCTCTACGCCCGAGACCGCCTCGCCTCTCCTCACGATGACCACTGAGGTGTCCACCTGGTACGGGATAGAGAAGAGGACCTGCCGCTCTCTCTCCGGCGTCACAGCCATATCTGCTATGACCATATCCACATCCCCCCTCTTCACCGCCTCGATCAACGCGGAGAACTTCATGTCGCGTATCTCCAGCTGAACCCCGAGGCTGTCCGCGATCCTCCTCGCGATGTCTATATCTATGCCGACGATCCTCCCGCCCTCGACGTATTCATAGGGGGGCCAATCCGCCGAGGTCCCAACCACGAGCTTCCCCCTTTTCTTTATCGCCTCGACGGAGGTTGGGCAAGCGGCGGCGGTCTGCGGTTGGGATTGGCCGGCGAATAACGCCATAGCCAAAACGCCGAGGGCTACGCCTATGGCTATGCCGAGGATCAGCCTGTAGTCCATGTAGGCCTTGGGGACGCTCACTTAAATATCTGTCTCCGCTTAAAGACGGTGTTGAGGTTCGGTCGGCTTGAGGGGTGAAGAGGCTAGACGACGCTGAAAGTTCCACTGTGGGGCGCAGATGGGTTTTTACGCGTTGGAAATATAGCTTGGGGTTGAACCACTAGGCGTGAAGGCCTATCTCGTGACTAGGGATCCGCGGGGGGCGTGGCCCCGCGACGTGAAGATCCTCTACCTCCCCTTCGCGGAGGAAGACGTCTTGTATGTAGTCGACGAGAGGCGCGGGTTCGTGGAAATCAGCGGGCGGGAGAAGATAGAGGAGTTTATCGGCCAACTGAGAAGCGGGAGGCGAACTTCTCAATAGCCTCGTAGAACCTCCCGGGGGTTTCCTCCACCGAGCTAGGGTCGAAGGGCGAGTCCATCCCGGTGGCTCTATCCTCCGGCGGGAGGTAGATGAAGACCCTCTTGTGTGCGGTGTTTACGGCGTACATTATCTCGCTGAAGACCCCCCTGTGGAGCGTCCTCCTCATGAAGGGCCGGTAGACGGCCACGGCATCCGACTGCAGTATGAACCTGAAGTCTCTAAACCTTATGAGGTTGTCTATGTCCGCCTCCACCTCCTCCACCTGGTCCGCGGGGATCTCCATGGGGTAAAGCTCTGGCTCGTCGCCGACGGCCGGCTCCAGCCCCTGGGGTAAAAGCCACCGCTCAGGCCCCTCCAACACGGCGACGTCCCCCCTCCTCTTCGCCGACTTGAGAACCCGCTCGTCCATGGTCAATGGGTCGAAGGCGTGGTACCTCCTGTGCATCTCCAGCCTGAAGCCGTCTATCTCCCTCCTCGCCTCCGGGTCGCCCCTCACTAGGGATATGGGGAAGGACAGGTAGAAGCGTGGCCTGGCGCCCTCCACAGCCATGGCGTAGATGGTCTTGGCGGGGTGCTTCACCGCGGTGACGATGTTGTGGACGCCGATGGCCCTCGCTATGGTGTCGCCGAGGAGGATGGAGACTGTCCGCCAGGCGAAGACGTCCTTCAGACGGAGTGCCGCCCCGGTCTTCTCCCGGCCCTCCCGGAGCTGGATCCTGCGCCACACCACGTGGGCCTCCTCCATCAGCGTGACTACGAGGTCGGGCCTATACGCCTTCACCACCGCGATGTCTACCGCGGGGAAGAACCTGCTCTTGCGGAAGTAGGGCAGGTTCATGAACAGTATGGCGTGGTCCGGCGCCTCCTCCTCGACTCTGGCGACGGCGCGCGCCACTGCCTCCCTCCACACGCGCTCCTGCCAGTGGTAGTCGTCGCTGTCTAGGAAGCTCACCCAGTCCACCTCCCTTTTCAGCTCCTCCTCCACGAAGTAGACGCCGAGCCTCCCCCTGCCTCTCTCACCGTGTACCCTCTCCAGCGACGCCGCCAGCTCCCTCATGTTTAAGCCGGTGGTGCCTATGGCCAACACGCGCACGTCTAGGCGGCTGAAGGTATTTATATACGACACGGGGGAGTTAGATGTGAAGATGTGTGAGGTGTTGGCTAGGTTTCTCGTGGAGATTGTGGCGGGGGCCAAGGGCAACGTAGTCAGCTTCGTAGTCGGCGACGTGTCGCGGTGGGCTGAGGCCAAGATGAGGCCGACGAAGTCGGTGGTG
This genomic interval carries:
- a CDS encoding DUF192 domain-containing protein gives rise to the protein MALWLIVGVAIALASPFTNTAVVELDGAKYAVYTADNLARWTIGYMNVTAYDPRGVGAVGMLFVFPKNSTYCFWMKNTYLPLRMVWIAGETVTQSALAAPLDTTPICGYGDKVLELRPDLPPPAVVAVERPRRPGP
- a CDS encoding ABC transporter substrate-binding protein, translating into MDYRLILGIAIGVALGVLAMALFAGQSQPQTAAACPTSVEAIKKRGKLVVGTSADWPPYEYVEGGRIVGIDIDIARRIADSLGVQLEIRDMKFSALIEAVKRGDVDMVIADMAVTPERERQVLFSIPYQVDTSVVIVRRGEAVSGVEALRGKSIGVQVGTVQEDWAVKTLGNYSKIVRYDKVYPYMVEALRKGDVDAIVVGGVVGKALVKRFPDLEQAFTVGVRYSAVAVPLCAYDLKIQIDRVIYDMLQSGELERLISGWVERWLYGS
- the cobB gene encoding NAD-dependent protein deacetylase; its protein translation is MEVDIPDEVLDGVADLVARSRCTVALTGAGISTASGIPDFRGPQGLWRTVDSDKFDIAYFRRSPDEVWDLFRLLFTPLLAAVPNPAHYALARLEEAGKLCAVVTQNVDGLHQRAGSRRVVELHGSLKDAVCTKCGARLPLADVVKGRGAPRCPLCGGVLKPDVVFFGEPLPRGALEEALELAETSDVFLAVGTSLTVYPANTLPLRAKRQGAKLVIINAEETALDHLADYVVRGRAEVVLPKLAERVLNTLS